Sequence from the Thermococcus nautili genome:
CCCGTCCTCAAGGTCGAGGAGTTCTTTCTTCACTAGGGTAAGGCCAGATGGAAGAACCTCAAGCTTTCCCCGTTTCACGGTCTCGACTAACCATTCGTAGAGGAGGAACTGGTTGTCTTCTTCAAAGCCTGCATCTCTGAGGTCGTGGTCGTCCGTGTAACCGCAGATGAGAACCGCCCCAGTCCTCATCAGCTTTCTGAGGAACTTCATAAGTTCAGGGCTCAGGACGAACATCCACATGCCGGTGGAGACTCCAATCTGGAGGAGCGTCATGTTATCCTTCGAGTACGTTTCAACTTCAAGCCAGTCAAGGGAGTCCCCCTCGGTGGTTTTCAGCTCGTAGTGTAGTTCCCCCACTGCAACAAGTCTAAAGCCCCTCATGTCAAAGATGAACTTCAGGTGCTCCTCCCTTTCCTCCCGCTGGTACGCGAGTTCGCGGGTGTACCTGAACTCGCGGGGGAGGTTCTCAAGTACTTCCTCCCACGGTTTATCGAACACGGCGAGGGTATAATACGTGGTCCCCATGTCACTCCCCCGATTCATAAACGGAAAGAAGGTAAAAAGGTTTCAGTCAAATTCTGAAGCGTACGGAACCTGCCCATCCCTATTGGTCCGGGCGGTAAGCTGGCCAAGCCTTACAGGTCTCCCACGGCAGGGTGTAATTTCTGTCTGGGTATACAAAACCCCTAAAACTGCCGACCCCTATTTTATCCCGGTGATGCCATGCGAGTCCTTGAGCTGGCGAGGCGAAGGAAGACCGTGAGGAGTTTTCTTCCGGATAAACCGCCGAGGGAGGACATCCTAAAGGCCCTAAAGGCTGCAAAGGAAGCGCCGAGCGGAATGAACGCCCAGCCCTGGAGGTTTGTTGTTATTGACGACGACTGGCTGAAGGGGAAAATACGGGAGCTCTGCGAGAGGGAAGAGGAGAAGTTCTACTCAAGGACGAAGGGCGACCTGATGGCGTGGCTCAACGCCAAGGGCTTCAAACCGGAGAAGCCGTTCCTCAGCGAGGCACCATATCTGATTCTCGTCTTCGGCCACACCAGAGCGCCGTACTGGCTCCAATCGACCTGGATTGCCGTAGGATACCTACTCCTCGCGCTCGAAGAGCTCGGCCTCGGGACTGTAACATACACCCCACCAAATCCGAAGCCGGTCGAGGAGCTCCTGAACGTCCCGCAGGATTACAAGCTCCAGACGATTCTGCCCGTCGGCTACCCCGCGGACCCGAAGCCGAAGTACGAGAGGAAAAAGCTTGAGGAGGTCGTGAGTTTCAACGGGTTTTAATTGCCCTTTCCAGCTCCTGCAAAAGCTCAATCTGGGACTCGGTTTCGACGGCGCACGGTCTGAGCCTCCTGACGCGGTAGAGGGCCTCCCTGAGGGGCAAACGCTTGGAGTACATCAGCCACGCGACCGCTACCGTACCGCTCCGCCCGCAACCGCCGATGCAGTGAATCAGAACTTTCTTCCCTTCCAGAACCTTCGCTTCAATCCACTGGAGGACACTGAGCAGTTCTTCGAGTGAAGGCGCCGAGAAATCCGGAATTGGACTGTGAAATACCTCGACCCCCCTCTTTTCCCACTCATCAAGCGAATACGGGAGCTCGAAGTCCTCAACGAGAACGACCACAGAGTTAAAGACCTGCGACAGCTCATTCAAGCTTTCCTTCGGGGGCAGGGGACCGAATGCAACGTTTTTGTCAATAAAAGTTGCAGGATACCTCATCCGAACCACCGCTGAAAACTATGCAACGAAGTAGATAAGCTTTTGGAAAACCGTTAAAAATTCGAACGTCGAATTAGTATGGGTGGAATAGGGAAACCACAAGGTTTTTAAATAGCGAGACATATGTAATAACAAAGTTGCATATGGAGAGGTGAACGAACCATGAGAAGGATTCTTGCCCTGCTACTGCTGGGCATAGTGGCCATGAGCGTCCTCGGGGCAGGATGCATAAGCAGTGAAACTACCAGCAACACATCATCGTCTTCGTCCCCTACGGCATCACCAACCGAGTCCGACCAGATACCCGTTACAGTCAACGAAAACGGCAACATCAACACCGCCGACCTCAAGTCTTACATAGACTCCCTGCCCGCGGGAGAACTGACCCCAGAAGAGAAGAAGGGCCTGCTCTACATGGTTGAGGAGGAGAAGCTCGCCCACGATGTGTACACCAAGCTCTACGAGAAGTGGGGCCTGCCAATATTCAAGAACATCGCCGAGAGCGAGAGCACCCACGTTAACGCCGTCAGGCTGCTCCTTGAGAAGTACAACCTGACCGACCCGACCCAGAACGAGGGCGTTGGGGAGTTCCAGAACGAGGAACTTCAAAAGCTCTACGACCAGCTCATTGAGATGGGCTCAAAGAGCGAAATCGACGCGCTGAAGGTCGGGGCACTGATAGAGGAAACCGACATAAAGGACCTTGAGGAGTGGCTTGCGCTGACAGACAAGCTGGACATCATAACCGTTTACGAGAACCTGATGAAGGGAAGCAGGAACCACCTCCGCTCCTTCGTGAGCCAGCTCGAGAGCAGGGGCGTAACCTACGAACCGCAGGTTCTGCCCAAGGACGAGTTCGAGGAAATCATCAACAGCTCACTGGAAACTGGAGGAAAGGGCAACGGGCCGTGATTCCCCGCCCAATCCTTTTTCTGCTTTACACTTCGACAGCATCGAAGATAAGGACATCGTCCCCCGCAGCTGAAGCCAAGAGCCCACCGTTCCTATCGAAGACCCACGCACCTCCCGGAGGGTAGCTGTTGACGATGAAGGTTCTAACGCCAAGCAACTTTGCCCGCTCAGCCATCGCCCCAACGTCTTCATTGTTAAGCTCCCCGTAGTCAGGCGAGTACTCCATCGGCACGAACAGGTAGTCCGGCCTCTTCCGCTTAACCCACTTCGCTATCCTCTTGTTGTAGAGGTCGCCGCAGATGATTACCGCCACCTTTCCGAACTCCGTTCCGGCGGTCCTTACGGTGTTGCCTGTGCAGAACTTCATCGGCTCCTGGAACTTCCTGTGCTTGAGGAGAACCTCACCGTTGCGCCCGATGAGGAGGGCCGAGTTGTAGACGCAGTCCCTGTACGGCTCAAGGAGGCCGAAGACGACGTAAACCCCGACCTTCCGGGCGAGCGCGCTAACTTTCTCGACTATCTCGTTATAAAGCCCCGCCCCGCTGAAGTCCCACTCCTCAAAGCCGGTCAGGCAGTATTCGGGAAAGACGAGGAAGTCGGGCCCGTGTTTAAGCACCTCTCGAAAGCGTTTCTCGAACTCCCTCCAGTTGGCCTCAAAGTTTCCAGTTTCAACGCGCATAGGGATTAGCGCTACCCTCATTCTCCCACCGCGGGTTGTAGTCCTTTACCGACATAAATTTTTTGAGAACGGAAGGTGTTGGATGTTAGGTACATATGAACCTGCTCAACCGCTACCGCCTCCTGATGGTGCTGATGCACACAGGCTTCCTTGGGAACCTCGTGGTCATCTACTACCTCTCCAAGGGGCTGAGCTACGCCCAGATAGGACTCGCCACAGCCCTTACAGCGTGGGGAATAGTCCTCCTCGAGGTGCCCACGGGCATAGTTGGAGACCGGGTAAGCAGGAAGCTGAGCGTTCTAATCGGGCTGACGCTGAACGCCATCGCCACCCTCGTTCTGATATTCCTCAACGGCTTTGCAATGCTCCTCCTCTACGCCCTTCTGACGGCCCTGAGCGTTACCTTCGTCAGCGGGAGCCTGCAGGCGTGGCTCTTCGACACAATGAGGCACCTCGGCAGGGAGAGGGAGTTCCGGGAGTTCATGAAGGGCACCAAGAGCCTGACGATTCCCGTCTCGGCGCTGACGCTCGTAATAGGCGCCTTCCTCGCCCAGCTCTACGGATTCACCCTTCCGCTGGTTCTCTCTTTCATCATCGAGGTTGCGATGATAATTCTCGCGCTCTCAATTCCGGAGTACGGCTTCGAGCCGGTTAAGGAGAGCTACGGAAAGCACACCCTTGGAGCCTTCAGGGAGCTTTTCAGCGGAAGAATCTTCCCGCTCGTTGCCGTTTCAATCCTCGTCTCGCTGGAGACCAACCAGTTCAGGAAGTTCTTCGAGCCGTACCTCGGCAGGGTTTTGGCCATCTACCTCGGCACGACCCTAACAGGAACCCTCGGACTCCTTGGAATAGCCGAGGTCACCGTGAGAACCCTCCCGAAGTTCATTGGGATTAGAATACGGGACTCGTGGAGCCTCAGGCTCTATTCGGTCGCCCCGGTTCTCGTCCCAATCCTGACGATTTTATCGGTCCTCTACAAAAACCCGCTCTGGATTGTGCTCCTCGGCGTCGTCGCAACGGTCGTCTCAACGGCCTTTCAGTTCAACATTGCGATAGAGCTTCAACACAGGCTCCCGAGCGAGAAGAGGGCGACGATACTCTCGGCCGATTCGATGGTCTCGGCTCTGACCATGGGGAGCTTCTACACGGTTTACGGCTTCGCCGTGAACGCCCTCGGGCTTGCGAAGGCGAGGCTGGTCTTTGCACTCGGCCTTCTCGCGCTCGGCCTTCTCGTGAAGGTGCTTGAAGTTCTGGGACCTTTGGGGGAAGTTCTTAAAGTGGGACACATTAAACGGGAACATTGAAGGAACGGGAGGCTTGTAAAATGAGAACATACTCCTTCGGCACCGAGACCGTTCCTGTCGCCCTCGCCGGCGACTTGCTCGTCGGGAGCGTCCACGACGGGAAGCACTACAGAATCATGCTCGCGAGGCTTGATGGCGAAGAGATAATAGAGACCCGCTTTTTGGCGGGGGAGAACGACTGGGAAGGACACAGCGGAGTTAAGCTCGACGACGGCTACCTCATCGGTGGGGCGGTTGAGGGAATTGCAACGCCCGATGGCGGTGAGGGCTGGAAGGCATACCTCGCGAGACTTGATGAGAACTTAAACGTTCTCTGGGAGCTGAAGCTCGACGTTAGAAGCAACGGGGCCGTTCACTCAATCCTGCCCGCGGGGGATGGAATCATCATAGCGGACGAAACCGGGAGGCCAGGAAACAGGGGCTTCTTCGTGGGGAAGGTCTCCCCGGAAGGTGAGCTCCTCTGGCTGAAGGATTTTGGAAGCTGGGACGACATCCTCTTCACGGTCCTTCTCCCATCGGGAAACGGCCTAAAGCTCATCGGGAGCGTCAAAGATAGGCGCTGGGAGGTCAGGGCCTTTGACTTCGATGAAAACGGCGAGCTTCGTGGCGAGGAAGCCCTTGCGGAGGGGATAGCGCTGACGGCCTGCCTCTGGAACGGAGAACTCGTCCTGGCCGGCTACCGCGGGGAGAATTTCTGGCTCAGGATTGGTAAAAGGGATGTTGAGCTCGGGAAGGGTAGCGCGACCTCGCTTCTGCCCCTCAAAAATAAGCTCCTCGTTGGCGGCGAGCTCGAAGGGAACGCGGTCGTCGTTGAAATATCCGAGGGAAGGGAGCCCAAGGTTCGGAAGCTCTGGGAGAACGGCTGGGTAGAGGTTTTAGGGGAGGGAATTGTCGCGGGCGTGACGGAGGATTGGGAGATGGTCATCGCCCGCCTCTCCTCCTAATAGCCTTTATTCCAGCATAGACAAAGCCAAAGTGAAGACCGAGAGCGGGTTCACAAGTACCACTGAAACCAACGTCATGAAAAACGCTTAAAACTCCCTCATGGAGTAAACGCTTATAAAGGGTTTTTATTTTTATTAGGTTTTGGGGAGTGGGATGTTAAGAGAAAAGACCAAACAGCTGACTCTCTTCGCGCTCGTCTGGTTCCTCTGCATCAACTGGGGGCTTGAAATTGTAATCGGCATGGCTTTTAAAGGTGCAACCGGCTCGTGGATTTCAAAAACCGCTTACGTTTACCTTGCCAAGGTATGGACGATAAACCTTCTGAAGCTTTTGGCGGGAATTCTAACACTCAAATGGCTGGGCCTGAATTTCAGGGACTTAACAAGCGGAAAATTCGGAAGAAAAGAACTCGCCTACTCGACCGCGGTTGTCCTGCTGTTCCTCGCCGTTGAGATAGCGTATTTTGGAGGAAGTTACTCCTTTCAGATTATCCGTGAGTTCCACTATCACCTTCGCATCTCCCCAAACGAATGGCTTGCCGTCCTGTCGTTGGCCTCAGAGTATGTCTATTACGTCATTGAAATCATGATGGTAAACCTTCTCTACGTTGGGGCATTGAAGATTGGCGGTAAAAGGCCAGCGGTTTTACTGCCAACGTTCCTCTGGGGCTTTGCCCACGTTCTCAACATCATAATCGTCCCACCTATTCAGGCCTTCCTGCTTGGAGTGTACATGATGCTCTTCGCCCTGCTGACCTACGGACTAGCCCTAAAAACGAGGAGCCTTAAGGTTCCAATTTTCATATGGCTGGTTACGATGGCCCTGTGAAACGATAACCGGGGGGAGTGCGGTGATTAACCGCCTAAACCTTCACTTAAACCTTGACTTCAAAAAGGGAGCGCTGGAAGCAGAGGCGAAGTTAAAGCTGGCCGGAAAAGCGGGAACCTTCCTCCTCAACAGGGGCCTGAAAGCGGACTCCGCGAGCGTCCCGTTTTCATGGCGCTTGGAGGGTCTGGGGGGCTTTGAGGCCTTTAAGACCAGCGTCGTTCGGCTTAAAGAACCGCTCGAGGAAGTCGAGCTTAACTATTTGGGAAGGCTTGAGAGCTATGAAAGCGTCCTCCCCTACCTCAAGGACTCCATAAGCCGGGGGTACACCCTACTCAGAACGGACTCGCTCTTTTATCCAATCCCGTCGGAGCCGGACTTTGAAAGCATCATCAAGTCGGTCGTGGGCCCCGAATTTAACGCGGAAATAACGGTTGAGGGCGTTCCAGAGGGGTTGGTGGTCGCTTTTGGTGGAGAAATATGCGGGAACCGGCTGAGAATCGAGGGCACAAACAGGCTCGACATTGCCATAGCGCCCTTCACAGTGATTGAAGAGGAGCCCTTCAGGCTTTTCGTTCTCAGCGAGGAAGGAATTGAAAGAACGCTCAAACTGCTTGGGAAGGCATACGGGTTTTATTCGTCCATCTTAGGGCACAGAGCGGGAAAGTTCACCGTCATCGAGACGCCGGAGGACTACGGCGGGCAGGCCGGGAAGGGCTACGCGCTCGTCTCCGGAAGCTCGCTCAGGGCCGAGATACCTGCGAACCTCTACCATGAGCTCGCCCACCTCTGGAACCTGAGGGCAACGCCCGATGCACACCTAAGCAGGTTCTTCGATGAGGCCTTCGCCAACTACCTGGCGGCGCTGGCGATTAGGGAGATACACGGCGAGGAAGCGTTCAACAGCTTCATTGAAGGCCTGAAAAGGGACTACGAGGTCATCGTTAGGCGCTTTCCAGAGGCGGAGAAGCTCAGACCATCGGAGTGGGGGAGGCTCGGCCTCTGGGAGCTCTCCTACACGAAGGGCGCGCTGATTCTGTACGAGCTCCACCGGCGGGCAGGTGATGCGTTCTACGATGTCCTAAGGAGGCTCCTAAAAGAGGAGAAAGTGGGCTTCGAGAGGTTCAGGAGAATCGTGAAAGAGGTCGCGGGCATTGAGGTTACCGTTTGAAAAGAGACGGGAGCTGTGGGGAGAAATGCTCTCCAAGCTCATCAACCACATCCTCGGGAAGGCCCTCAGCCCTGAGAATACGCTTAAAGCTCCGCCTCGCCCGGTTGGTTATCCTCACTAGCCCGGCGATTTTAAACGCGAGCGATGGAAGGCGGAGAAAAAAGCGGAGAAAGGAAAGAGGGTTCATTCGCTACCCCCGTCGGTCTTTTTATCCCCTCCAAACCCCTGAGGAAAGCCCGGAACCTGGAACCTTCCGCCATGTCCCTTTATAAGGCCGCCTAGCATCTCCATGAGCTTCTTGCCGGGGTTTATCGAGTCCATGTACTCCTTGGTGAGCTCAAGCGCCGCTTCCTTGTCCATGCCCGCCTCGACGAGGTTCTTGTAGAACTCCGCCACGCTCCTACCCATTGCCTGAACCCTCTCCGGGCTGTAGAGCTCGTTGAGGAGCTCTTTCAGCGGCTGGAGGATGTCCTCCACCATGTCGCCAACCTTCTCCATGAGGAGGGGTATCTTCTCCAAATCCTTGTCGCCCTCGTAGGTCTGGATTAGGTCTTCCACTATCTCGGCCTTCTTTTTGAGAAGCTCGACCTCCTCCTCAGTTTTTGCGTTCCTTATCCCCTCGACCAGCTCGTCGAGGAGTTCCTCCAGCTTCTCCGGTGCTCCAACCTTCCCGTTCACCATATCAACCACCTCGATAATCATTAGCCCGGTCAAAGTTAATCGGGATTCCGATTATTTTGAGCCACTTTTTGACCACCTTTTTTGAGAGGGCGTAGGTCTTTCCCCTCTCGCCGGGAACCTCAACGACGATTCCCATCTCCTTAAGCTCCTTCAGCTTGGTCCTCACGGTGTTCCGCGAGGCCTTTCCGCGCCTGCCCTTCAGCTCCCGCGCTATCTCGCTCACGTTCGCCCGCTTGAGGTCGAAGAGAATCCGGACGATTTCCCTCGATATGGGGTCGGTAACCTCTGGAACGGCCACCTCTATTCCCAGCCCGCCGTACTGGGCGTAGAGGTTGATAAGGCGAAGATAAGCCTGCGCCAGCTGGGAAACGAGGGCAAAGCTCTCCCTGAGCTCTTCGAGCGCCTTCCTGAGCTCCTGTACTTCCCTAGCGAGTTCCTCATCGGGCATGGTTAATGATTGGGTGGTCAGTCCTTTAGCGTTTCCGGTCAGTGGTGAGCAGTTTAATGGCTCACCACGAGAGGCCTTCCGTCAGGTTGAGGAGCTGGGAAGCCATGCTTTTTGTGACGTTGCCCCTTGTCCACTCCCGGTACATCCCCGAAACCTCGCGGTCAATCTGCAGGAGGACGTCTAGGTTCTCGGCCACGGGTTTTCTCGGGTCTTCGCTGTTCTTAGCGTGGTTGAAGAAGTCGGCTAGGTTTGAGGCTGCAACGTGAACGTTCCAGTAAATTTCCTCCCCGGTGGCCTCGTAAAGGGACGAGGAAGCTTCACTGAGCATGAGGGAGCAGAAGGCGTACCTTCCAACCCTCTCCCTAACGAGTTCCTCGCTCGCGTTGTTTTCGAGCATCGTTTCGAGGGCACCCAGGTCCGACAGACAGAAGAGGGCGGTGTTGGAGACGGCCATTAGGCCAGCCCTGGCGTCATCAACCTTAGCGCTCTTCTCGTGGTAGGCGTAGCCAAGGGAAGCCGAGAGGACGAGCAGGGCAACGATGATTGCGATGAGGCGATTCATTAACACCACCCAGCGTAATTGGGAAAGGCCCTTAAAAGGTTTCCCCAACTTAGGGCGGTGATGTTCATGCTCATACGCGAGGCAAGGCCGGAAGATAGGCCCTTCATCGAGGAGATAGCGAGGCTGACCTGGGACGGCGAGGATTATCTAGCGCGGGTCTTCGACGAGTGGCTTGAGGACGGAGGTTTTTACGCCCTCGAGGTTGACGGAAAGGTCGTCGGAACGACAAAGCTAACCATTCTG
This genomic interval carries:
- a CDS encoding nitroreductase family protein produces the protein MRVLELARRRKTVRSFLPDKPPREDILKALKAAKEAPSGMNAQPWRFVVIDDDWLKGKIRELCEREEEKFYSRTKGDLMAWLNAKGFKPEKPFLSEAPYLILVFGHTRAPYWLQSTWIAVGYLLLALEELGLGTVTYTPPNPKPVEELLNVPQDYKLQTILPVGYPADPKPKYERKKLEEVVSFNGF
- a CDS encoding protein-tyrosine phosphatase family protein, encoding MRYPATFIDKNVAFGPLPPKESLNELSQVFNSVVVLVEDFELPYSLDEWEKRGVEVFHSPIPDFSAPSLEELLSVLQWIEAKVLEGKKVLIHCIGGCGRSGTVAVAWLMYSKRLPLREALYRVRRLRPCAVETESQIELLQELERAIKTR
- a CDS encoding DUF2202 domain-containing protein yields the protein MRRILALLLLGIVAMSVLGAGCISSETTSNTSSSSSPTASPTESDQIPVTVNENGNINTADLKSYIDSLPAGELTPEEKKGLLYMVEEEKLAHDVYTKLYEKWGLPIFKNIAESESTHVNAVRLLLEKYNLTDPTQNEGVGEFQNEELQKLYDQLIEMGSKSEIDALKVGALIEETDIKDLEEWLALTDKLDIITVYENLMKGSRNHLRSFVSQLESRGVTYEPQVLPKDEFEEIINSSLETGGKGNGP
- a CDS encoding carbon-nitrogen hydrolase family protein, which translates into the protein MRVALIPMRVETGNFEANWREFEKRFREVLKHGPDFLVFPEYCLTGFEEWDFSGAGLYNEIVEKVSALARKVGVYVVFGLLEPYRDCVYNSALLIGRNGEVLLKHRKFQEPMKFCTGNTVRTAGTEFGKVAVIICGDLYNKRIAKWVKRKRPDYLFVPMEYSPDYGELNNEDVGAMAERAKLLGVRTFIVNSYPPGGAWVFDRNGGLLASAAGDDVLIFDAVEV
- a CDS encoding MFS transporter, translating into MNLLNRYRLLMVLMHTGFLGNLVVIYYLSKGLSYAQIGLATALTAWGIVLLEVPTGIVGDRVSRKLSVLIGLTLNAIATLVLIFLNGFAMLLLYALLTALSVTFVSGSLQAWLFDTMRHLGREREFREFMKGTKSLTIPVSALTLVIGAFLAQLYGFTLPLVLSFIIEVAMIILALSIPEYGFEPVKESYGKHTLGAFRELFSGRIFPLVAVSILVSLETNQFRKFFEPYLGRVLAIYLGTTLTGTLGLLGIAEVTVRTLPKFIGIRIRDSWSLRLYSVAPVLVPILTILSVLYKNPLWIVLLGVVATVVSTAFQFNIAIELQHRLPSEKRATILSADSMVSALTMGSFYTVYGFAVNALGLAKARLVFALGLLALGLLVKVLEVLGPLGEVLKVGHIKREH
- a CDS encoding gluzincin family metallopeptidase, whose translation is MINRLNLHLNLDFKKGALEAEAKLKLAGKAGTFLLNRGLKADSASVPFSWRLEGLGGFEAFKTSVVRLKEPLEEVELNYLGRLESYESVLPYLKDSISRGYTLLRTDSLFYPIPSEPDFESIIKSVVGPEFNAEITVEGVPEGLVVAFGGEICGNRLRIEGTNRLDIAIAPFTVIEEEPFRLFVLSEEGIERTLKLLGKAYGFYSSILGHRAGKFTVIETPEDYGGQAGKGYALVSGSSLRAEIPANLYHELAHLWNLRATPDAHLSRFFDEAFANYLAALAIREIHGEEAFNSFIEGLKRDYEVIVRRFPEAEKLRPSEWGRLGLWELSYTKGALILYELHRRAGDAFYDVLRRLLKEEKVGFERFRRIVKEVAGIEVTV
- a CDS encoding winged helix-turn-helix domain-containing protein is translated as MPDEELAREVQELRKALEELRESFALVSQLAQAYLRLINLYAQYGGLGIEVAVPEVTDPISREIVRILFDLKRANVSEIARELKGRRGKASRNTVRTKLKELKEMGIVVEVPGERGKTYALSKKVVKKWLKIIGIPINFDRANDYRGG